From one Acidimicrobiales bacterium genomic stretch:
- a CDS encoding Gfo/Idh/MocA family oxidoreductase, whose protein sequence is MTVRVGFLGAGFIATFHSKMLKGAADAGLDVEWAGVHDPDAAKVASFSAASGAPVCTTEDELLDRSDAVFVCTWTAEHPRLVDAVVERGLPVFCEKPLATDLEGARAMTRAVTAAGVTNQVGLVLRRSPAFLFAKQLIEDERSGRPMSVVFRDDQYLPVQGQYGSDWRADPARAGSGALLEHSIHDVDILEWLLGPVATVNGHTAELHGLEGIEDNVAVSFAFAGGALGVLTSVWHDLLERPSLRRIEVFCERLHVVIEGDWFGPVHWTRAGDESGSIEGGELFAAAIGPDDPDEGNPDAAFVRAVADGLPASPSFADALRAHVVTDAIYRSAAGDGAAVAVPPGLPELG, encoded by the coding sequence GTGACCGTGCGCGTGGGCTTCCTGGGAGCGGGCTTCATCGCCACGTTCCACTCCAAGATGTTGAAGGGCGCGGCCGACGCCGGCCTCGACGTCGAGTGGGCCGGCGTCCACGATCCCGACGCCGCCAAGGTCGCCTCCTTCTCGGCGGCGAGCGGCGCGCCGGTGTGCACCACCGAGGACGAGCTGCTCGACCGCTCGGATGCCGTGTTCGTCTGCACCTGGACCGCCGAGCACCCCCGGCTGGTCGATGCCGTCGTCGAGCGGGGGCTACCGGTGTTCTGCGAGAAGCCGCTGGCCACGGACCTCGAGGGCGCCCGAGCCATGACCAGGGCGGTCACCGCGGCCGGCGTGACCAACCAGGTCGGGCTCGTGCTGCGCCGCTCGCCGGCGTTCCTCTTCGCCAAGCAGCTCATCGAGGACGAGCGCAGCGGGCGCCCGATGAGCGTCGTGTTCCGCGACGACCAGTACCTGCCGGTCCAGGGCCAGTACGGCTCCGACTGGCGAGCCGATCCGGCCAGGGCGGGCTCGGGGGCACTGCTCGAGCACTCGATCCACGACGTCGACATCCTCGAATGGCTCCTCGGCCCGGTCGCCACGGTCAATGGCCACACCGCCGAGCTGCACGGGTTGGAGGGCATCGAGGACAACGTGGCAGTGTCGTTCGCGTTCGCCGGCGGCGCGCTGGGCGTGCTCACCTCCGTGTGGCACGACCTGTTGGAACGGCCCAGCCTGCGCCGCATCGAGGTGTTCTGCGAGCGCCTCCACGTGGTGATCGAGGGCGACTGGTTCGGGCCCGTCCACTGGACGCGGGCGGGCGACGAATCGGGGAGCATCGAGGGCGGGGAGCTGTTCGCGGCCGCCATCGGACCCGACGACCCCGACGAGGGCAACCCCGACGCCGCCTTCGTGCGCGCCGTGGCCGACGGCCTCCCCGCGTCCCCCTCCTTCGCCGACGCACTCCGGGCCCACGTCGTCACCGACGCCATCTACCGGTCGGCCGCCGGCGACGGGGCCGCGGTGGCCGTGCCGCCGGGCCTGCCCGAGCTCGGGTGA
- the lon gene encoding endopeptidase La, with amino-acid sequence MVVTIAVESDEARAAVEAASDGRLLLVPRLDGRYSRIGTVAKVESRLSLPNGQPALVVRGESRAHVGAGVVGTGEALWVQAEPVATDEPSERVAELAREYRATARALLAQFGGRRVSSVLGDVDDPGALADTAGWIPDLALERKVTLLETVDVEARLELALGWAKDALAELELAEQIRNDVTEGMEKTQREFLLRQQLAAIRKELGEDGDDDPVADYRERFADRDLPDDVAAAVDRELGKLERTSAQSAEYGWIRAWLDTVAELPWGERSADHLDLTEARAVLDADHTGLDDVKQRVVEFLAVRKLRAERGIDADGGRKAGAIIALVGPPGVGKTSLGESIARALDRSFVRVALGGVRDEAEIRGHRRTYVGAQPGRIVRALAEAGTMNPVFLLDEIDKVGSDWRGDPSSALLEVLDPAQNHSFRDHYLEVDLDLSDVLFVATANVLDTIPGPLLDRVEIVRLDGYTEDEKVAIARDHLVARQLERNGLRPDEVVFDEDALRTVIADYTMEPGVRDLERQLGKVLRKAATTIAGGDAPGAEGGDDPDVTIGVDDLRPALGRARFPRDDHDRRHGPGVATGLAVTGAGGDVLSVEATALDGDTGLKVTGQLGDVMSESAEIAFTYVQANREALGIHAGADQRRFHLHVPAGAVPKDGPSAGVTMTTALVSLLTGRPVRPEVGMTGEVTLQGRVLPIGGVKQKVLAAQRAGLTTVILPAKNGPDLDDLPEDVREAMTLHLVSDVTEVLTLALADPEEDATAGDEVPAAA; translated from the coding sequence ATGGTGGTCACCATCGCGGTCGAGTCGGACGAGGCGCGCGCGGCGGTCGAGGCCGCCAGCGACGGCCGCCTCCTGCTCGTCCCCCGCCTCGACGGCCGCTACAGCCGGATCGGCACGGTGGCCAAGGTGGAGAGCCGCCTCAGCCTGCCGAACGGGCAGCCGGCGCTGGTCGTCCGCGGCGAGTCCCGGGCCCACGTCGGCGCCGGTGTCGTCGGCACCGGCGAGGCGCTCTGGGTGCAGGCCGAGCCCGTGGCCACGGACGAGCCGTCCGAGCGCGTCGCCGAGCTGGCCCGGGAGTACCGCGCCACCGCCCGCGCCCTGCTGGCGCAGTTCGGGGGCCGGCGCGTCAGCTCGGTCCTCGGCGACGTCGACGACCCCGGCGCCCTCGCCGACACCGCGGGCTGGATCCCCGACCTCGCTCTCGAGCGCAAGGTCACCCTCCTCGAGACCGTCGACGTCGAGGCCCGCCTCGAGCTCGCCCTCGGTTGGGCGAAGGACGCCCTGGCCGAGCTCGAGCTGGCCGAGCAGATCCGCAACGACGTCACCGAAGGCATGGAGAAGACCCAGCGCGAGTTCCTCCTGCGCCAGCAGCTGGCGGCCATCCGCAAGGAGCTCGGGGAGGACGGCGACGACGACCCGGTGGCCGACTACCGCGAGCGCTTCGCCGACCGCGATCTGCCCGACGACGTCGCCGCCGCGGTGGACCGCGAGCTCGGCAAGCTCGAGCGCACCAGCGCCCAGAGCGCCGAGTACGGCTGGATCCGGGCCTGGCTCGACACCGTGGCGGAGCTGCCGTGGGGCGAGCGGTCGGCCGACCACCTCGACCTCACCGAGGCCCGAGCCGTGCTCGACGCCGACCACACCGGACTCGACGACGTGAAGCAGCGGGTGGTCGAGTTCCTCGCCGTGCGCAAGCTGCGGGCCGAGCGCGGCATCGACGCCGATGGCGGCCGCAAGGCCGGCGCCATCATCGCCCTGGTGGGCCCGCCGGGTGTGGGCAAGACGTCGCTGGGCGAGTCCATCGCCCGAGCCCTCGACCGATCGTTCGTGCGGGTCGCGCTCGGCGGCGTCCGTGACGAGGCCGAGATCCGCGGCCACCGGCGCACCTACGTGGGCGCCCAGCCGGGACGCATCGTCCGTGCCCTGGCCGAGGCGGGCACCATGAATCCCGTCTTCCTGCTCGACGAGATCGACAAGGTGGGCTCGGACTGGCGGGGCGACCCGTCGTCCGCGCTGCTCGAGGTGCTCGACCCGGCCCAGAACCACTCGTTCCGGGACCACTACCTCGAGGTCGACCTCGACCTGTCCGACGTGCTCTTCGTGGCCACCGCCAACGTGCTCGACACCATCCCCGGTCCCCTGCTCGACCGAGTGGAGATCGTGCGCCTCGACGGCTACACGGAGGACGAGAAGGTGGCCATCGCCCGGGACCACCTGGTCGCCCGCCAGCTCGAGCGCAACGGCCTGCGTCCCGACGAGGTGGTCTTCGACGAGGACGCCCTGCGCACCGTGATCGCCGACTACACGATGGAGCCCGGTGTGCGCGACCTCGAGCGCCAGCTCGGCAAGGTCCTGCGCAAGGCCGCCACCACCATCGCCGGCGGCGACGCTCCCGGGGCGGAGGGGGGCGACGACCCCGACGTGACCATCGGCGTGGACGACCTGCGCCCCGCCCTCGGTCGGGCCCGGTTCCCCCGTGACGACCACGACCGTCGCCACGGCCCCGGCGTGGCCACCGGCCTCGCCGTCACCGGCGCCGGCGGCGACGTGCTCTCCGTGGAGGCGACCGCCCTCGACGGCGACACCGGCCTCAAGGTGACGGGCCAGCTCGGCGACGTGATGTCCGAGTCGGCCGAGATCGCCTTCACCTACGTGCAGGCCAACCGCGAGGCGCTCGGGATCCACGCGGGCGCCGACCAGCGCCGCTTCCACCTCCACGTCCCCGCAGGGGCCGTACCGAAGGACGGGCCGTCGGCCGGCGTCACCATGACGACGGCGTTGGTGAGCCTGCTCACGGGTCGGCCGGTCCGTCCCGAGGTGGGCATGACCGGTGAGGTCACCCTCCAGGGCCGGGTGCTGCCCATCGGAGGGGTGAAGCAGAAGGTGCTCGCCGCACAGCGGGCCGGGCTCACCACGGTGATCCTGCCCGCCAAGAACGGCCCCGACCTCGACGACCTCCCCGAGGACGTCCGCGAGGCCATGACCCTGCACCTGGTCAGCGACGTCACCGAGGTCCTGACCCTCGCCCTCGCCGACCCCGAAGAGGACGCGACGGCCGGCGACGAGGTCCCCGCCGCCGCCTGA
- a CDS encoding acyltransferase, which produces MTDSDREPSDDAPPVTTAPADGEPDAGGEAEMDGVDEITVAAATLFDQDAWEPVVEAPVPRDEDEEAPVLVAAAVSVDGPTLFDQDATPHGREVVAIADREDPDLDDPALQPQADLAHVATAGATVAAAPKVHIRYEPALDGLRGLAVLGVLFFHGQFAWARGGFLGVSTFFTLSGFLITTLLVTEHHGRGTISLRNFWTRRFRRLMPASVVVLAGISVLFGLFVADAAQLNDLRGDVLAALFYVANWHFIVADQSYADLFTAPSPVQHFWSLAIEEQFYVVYPLLVFGVLKVAKGARRVLFAVLLGLTVASLAWMLHLYEPGLDTARVYYSTFTRAAELLIGGLLALVLVGRGPLRRPGAVLAAGAAGVLALGATVWCWLNIDQSDGVLYQGGLVVYAGFSALLILAALQVAGPVQAIFSKSGIVALGKISYGVYLIHWPIFLWLTPERTGLALWPLFALRMAVTLGLAVVSYWYLEQPVRQRILLVSKRSWVVAPAAVTAVVMAVVLVTLSPPTVPNADFAEATRAIEAPETSPEALAAQADAVADAVPVAATTAPNVDRVLLVGDSVMGQAYPFFRDRFAERGITTGYAGGPGTGPLNPQGEGDWLSQIDRWVADFDPDVVVIEACCDYTNPPDELYRLPDGTEVLPNTDLAYQAWEQVSREMIRRASARGARVFWVISPPVKTNGYYGPMEDHVARLNEIYRSFAVPKIDWATPSSLNGEYSDDLPIGPDGEMVRVRADDGLHYTPEGDLLLADATLRTMLQLEARPGF; this is translated from the coding sequence ATGACCGACTCCGACCGCGAGCCCTCCGACGACGCGCCCCCGGTCACGACCGCGCCCGCGGATGGCGAACCGGACGCGGGAGGCGAGGCCGAGATGGACGGCGTCGACGAGATCACGGTCGCCGCCGCCACCCTGTTCGACCAGGACGCGTGGGAGCCCGTGGTCGAGGCGCCGGTGCCCCGGGACGAGGACGAGGAGGCCCCCGTGCTGGTGGCCGCGGCGGTCTCGGTCGACGGCCCCACGCTGTTCGACCAGGACGCCACGCCGCACGGCCGCGAGGTCGTGGCCATCGCCGACCGGGAGGACCCCGACCTCGACGACCCCGCGCTCCAGCCCCAGGCCGATCTGGCCCACGTGGCGACCGCCGGGGCCACGGTCGCCGCGGCCCCGAAGGTGCACATCCGCTACGAGCCGGCCCTCGACGGCCTGCGCGGCCTCGCGGTGCTCGGTGTGCTGTTCTTCCACGGCCAGTTCGCCTGGGCGCGCGGCGGCTTCCTCGGGGTGTCCACCTTCTTCACGCTGTCCGGCTTCCTGATCACCACCCTGCTGGTCACCGAGCACCACGGTCGGGGCACGATCAGCCTCCGCAACTTCTGGACCCGCCGGTTCCGCCGTCTCATGCCGGCCTCGGTCGTGGTGCTGGCGGGCATCTCGGTCCTGTTCGGTCTCTTCGTGGCCGACGCCGCCCAGCTCAACGACCTGCGCGGCGACGTGCTGGCCGCCCTCTTCTACGTCGCCAACTGGCACTTCATCGTCGCCGACCAGTCGTACGCCGACCTGTTCACCGCGCCCTCCCCGGTCCAGCACTTCTGGTCGCTGGCCATCGAGGAGCAGTTCTACGTCGTGTACCCGTTGCTGGTGTTCGGGGTGCTCAAGGTGGCCAAGGGTGCCCGCCGGGTGCTCTTCGCGGTACTGCTGGGCCTCACCGTGGCCTCGCTGGCGTGGATGCTGCACCTGTACGAGCCCGGCCTCGACACGGCCCGCGTCTACTACTCGACCTTCACCCGGGCCGCGGAGCTGCTCATCGGAGGCCTGCTGGCGCTCGTCCTCGTCGGTCGGGGACCACTCCGTCGCCCAGGAGCGGTGCTCGCCGCCGGCGCCGCGGGGGTCCTCGCCCTCGGGGCGACCGTCTGGTGCTGGCTCAACATCGATCAGAGCGACGGCGTGCTCTACCAGGGCGGCCTGGTCGTGTACGCCGGCTTCTCCGCCCTGCTCATCCTCGCCGCCCTCCAGGTGGCCGGACCCGTGCAGGCCATCTTCTCCAAGTCGGGGATCGTGGCCCTGGGCAAGATCTCCTACGGCGTCTACCTCATCCACTGGCCCATCTTCCTGTGGCTGACCCCCGAGCGGACGGGGCTGGCGCTGTGGCCGCTGTTCGCCCTGCGGATGGCGGTCACCCTCGGCTTGGCCGTCGTGTCGTACTGGTATCTGGAGCAGCCGGTCCGCCAGCGCATCCTGCTCGTGTCCAAGCGGTCGTGGGTGGTCGCACCGGCCGCGGTCACCGCCGTGGTCATGGCCGTGGTCCTCGTCACGCTCAGCCCTCCCACCGTGCCCAACGCCGACTTCGCGGAGGCCACCCGGGCCATCGAGGCCCCCGAGACCTCCCCCGAGGCGCTGGCCGCCCAGGCCGACGCCGTGGCCGATGCCGTCCCGGTGGCCGCCACCACCGCCCCGAACGTCGACCGGGTGTTGCTGGTGGGCGACTCGGTGATGGGCCAGGCCTACCCCTTCTTCCGTGACCGCTTCGCCGAGCGGGGCATCACCACGGGCTACGCCGGCGGGCCGGGCACCGGCCCCTTGAACCCGCAGGGCGAGGGCGACTGGCTGAGCCAGATCGACCGCTGGGTGGCCGACTTCGACCCCGACGTCGTGGTCATCGAGGCCTGCTGCGACTACACGAACCCGCCCGACGAGCTCTACCGGCTGCCCGACGGCACGGAAGTGCTGCCGAACACCGACCTCGCCTACCAGGCGTGGGAACAGGTGTCGCGGGAGATGATCCGGCGCGCCTCGGCCCGAGGCGCCCGGGTCTTCTGGGTGATCTCGCCGCCGGTGAAGACCAACGGCTACTACGGCCCCATGGAGGACCACGTGGCTCGGCTGAACGAGATCTACCGCTCGTTCGCCGTGCCCAAGATCGACTGGGCCACGCCCTCGAGCCTCAACGGCGAGTATTCGGACGACCTGCCCATCGGCCCCGACGGCGAGATGGTGCGGGTGCGCGCCGACGACGGGCTCCACTACACGCCCGAGGGCGACCTCCTCCTCGCGGACGCCACGCTCCGCACCATGCTCCAGCTCGAGGCCCGCCCCGGCTTCTGA
- a CDS encoding ATP/GTP-binding protein: MGFRHSETADPTAGTTATVPLPVKIVIAGGFAVGKTTLVGSISEIEPLTTEAAMTKVSLGVDDVGGAEGKKSTTVAMDFGRVTLGEDLILYLFGTPGQDRFRFMWDDLVRGAIGAIVLVDTNRLADCFPAVDYFESMDVPFIVAVNCFHGMLAHNVNDVREALAVSPDVPLILCDARDRESTKAALLELVQHAMLKAV; encoded by the coding sequence ATGGGCTTCAGGCACTCTGAGACGGCCGACCCGACGGCGGGCACCACGGCCACCGTCCCGCTCCCCGTCAAGATCGTGATCGCGGGCGGCTTCGCGGTGGGCAAGACCACCCTCGTCGGCTCGATCAGCGAGATCGAGCCGCTCACCACCGAGGCGGCCATGACCAAGGTGAGCCTGGGCGTCGACGACGTCGGAGGCGCCGAAGGCAAGAAGTCGACCACGGTGGCCATGGACTTCGGCCGGGTCACCCTCGGTGAGGACCTCATCCTCTACCTGTTCGGCACGCCGGGCCAGGACCGCTTCCGCTTCATGTGGGACGACCTGGTGCGCGGCGCCATCGGGGCCATCGTGCTGGTCGACACCAACCGCCTGGCCGACTGCTTTCCCGCGGTGGACTACTTCGAGTCCATGGACGTCCCCTTCATCGTGGCCGTCAACTGCTTCCACGGGATGCTCGCCCACAACGTGAACGACGTGCGCGAGGCGCTGGCGGTGTCCCCGGACGTGCCCCTCATCCTCTGCGACGCCCGCGACCGTGAGTCCACCAAGGCGGCCCTCCTCGAGCTGGTCCAGCACGCCATGCTCAAAGCGGTGTAG
- a CDS encoding DUF742 domain-containing protein, with the protein MTTADEPQEGLGARLRPYALTGGRTRPVADLPLETLIRTTPQGQSAVPRLVLEHKAIATMCSAPLSVAEISAHLKVPLGVVRVLVGDMAAQGLLATNQPQINSNDRPDIKLLERVLNGLQAL; encoded by the coding sequence ATGACCACGGCGGACGAGCCGCAGGAGGGACTCGGGGCTCGGCTCCGTCCCTACGCGCTGACCGGCGGCCGTACGCGCCCGGTGGCGGACCTGCCGCTCGAGACGCTCATCCGCACCACACCGCAGGGCCAGTCCGCGGTGCCCCGTCTGGTGCTCGAGCACAAGGCCATCGCGACGATGTGCTCGGCACCGCTCTCGGTGGCCGAGATCTCCGCCCACCTCAAGGTGCCGCTCGGCGTCGTGCGGGTGCTCGTGGGCGACATGGCCGCGCAGGGTCTCCTGGCCACCAACCAGCCGCAGATCAACTCCAACGACCGACCGGACATCAAGCTCCTGGAAAGGGTGCTCAATGGGCTTCAGGCACTCTGA
- a CDS encoding roadblock/LC7 domain-containing protein has product MNGLSTEAQNLNWLISNFVERVPGVHEAVVVSSDGMPMALSGGLDRDAADRFAAVASGLIGLAYGAAGRFGGGAVNEVIVEMENAFLFVTGISDGSSLAVVASSACDVGLVGYEMAVMVEKAGTVLTPELRAELQGALPR; this is encoded by the coding sequence ATGAACGGCCTCAGCACCGAAGCCCAGAACCTGAACTGGCTCATCAGCAACTTCGTGGAGCGGGTCCCCGGGGTCCACGAGGCCGTGGTGGTGTCCTCCGACGGCATGCCCATGGCGCTGTCGGGCGGGCTCGACCGTGACGCCGCCGATCGGTTCGCGGCCGTCGCCTCCGGGCTCATCGGCCTGGCCTACGGCGCCGCCGGGCGTTTCGGCGGCGGTGCCGTCAACGAGGTGATCGTCGAGATGGAGAACGCCTTCCTGTTCGTCACCGGCATCAGCGACGGCTCGAGCCTCGCCGTGGTGGCGTCCTCCGCCTGTGACGTCGGGCTCGTCGGCTACGAGATGGCGGTCATGGTCGAGAAGGCCGGCACGGTGCTCACGCCCGAGCTGCGCGCGGAGCTGCAGGGCGCCCTGCCGCGATGA
- a CDS encoding sensor histidine kinase, whose amino-acid sequence MKVGTKILTVLVAPLLVLGVLAGLGVQERLADADSAQDVEQFTEVAAADSATVHELQLERMLTAEFLGSGGQLGGEDLARQREATDEAVSGLEPQLRGIDFASASSGMGEVVASVQNRLNGLDDLRAEVDAAALSTQAAMEGYGRTTDSLLALNGEIGASIAVPELAQSFNDYAALAKAKEASAVVVADLTGVLAAGAFSEGDLDAAVTAANEEQAHLDRFNETQNGGFRTRLANELASPEVQASQDLQAEIIAAGSLGGSGDPDVLVEDWIAAGTARLDAYQSVEDAILGNVTDEASAQAFAAEKAVRLYLAGAAAATLVALLLASIVARATTRPLRKLTKAANVLSSERIPRLVEDLRSPEGMAEQAPITVEPIEVRSRDEIGQLAEAFNAIQNVTVEVAEEQAALLRKGIGDIFVNLARRNQSLLDRQIEFIDELEANEEDPEQLEHLFKLDHLATRMRRNAESLLVLAGAEPPRRRARPVALADVVRVAIGEVEDFTRVNLLALDEVTVGGNVAVDLAHLLSELMENATQFSPPETHVEVVGQRTTDRGYLITVSDQGIGMSAEQLAEANSMLAHPPLVGLALSRSLGFIVIGRLAARFGIGVRLVSSPAGGISAMVVLPPALVADEGMPAVDSPVNVAPPPPPPAPPAAAAPDEVTAPVPAAPMHGGPRATADASPLGALFAEADGHDGRAPLPDLAPTAGPVTPVGESATFAPPPPPAPAAGFAEPPASTFAPPPVEPTAAAPAPPPPPPSGDVPGVDQDFWAPSDDQPVGFPELTQDDVPTGGDHFGPLSGPGPLEPLEPPDVPLFTPPSASPSPSASPSSLHEALPEGEAFEEGLASLVGSGPSTPTGWPEAPVAQAPPPPPSPPPPPSPPPPPPPPPAAVPPVEAPAPLTPRPVDTPAPGPTTTPRRVPTPPASGQRLTSAGLVQRSAKQPGGGAPRQAPDGRRAVSASQRSPEEVQAMLSRYRSGLQQGRQPSSTDHPEERS is encoded by the coding sequence ATGAAGGTCGGGACCAAGATCTTGACCGTCCTCGTGGCGCCGCTGCTGGTCCTCGGGGTGCTGGCGGGCCTCGGGGTGCAGGAGCGACTCGCCGACGCCGACTCGGCCCAGGACGTCGAGCAGTTCACGGAGGTGGCGGCGGCGGACTCCGCCACCGTCCACGAGCTCCAGCTCGAGCGCATGTTGACCGCGGAGTTCCTCGGCAGCGGTGGCCAGCTCGGCGGTGAGGACCTCGCCCGTCAGCGCGAAGCCACCGACGAGGCCGTCAGCGGCCTCGAGCCCCAGTTGCGGGGCATCGACTTCGCCTCGGCCTCCTCCGGGATGGGCGAGGTGGTCGCGTCGGTGCAGAACCGCCTCAACGGCCTCGACGACCTCCGCGCCGAGGTCGACGCGGCGGCGTTGAGCACCCAGGCGGCCATGGAGGGCTACGGCCGGACGACCGACAGCCTGCTCGCGCTGAACGGCGAGATCGGCGCCAGCATCGCGGTGCCGGAGCTCGCGCAGTCCTTCAACGACTACGCCGCACTGGCCAAGGCCAAGGAAGCCAGTGCCGTCGTCGTGGCCGACCTCACCGGGGTCCTGGCCGCCGGCGCCTTCAGCGAGGGGGACCTCGACGCCGCCGTCACCGCCGCCAACGAGGAGCAGGCCCACCTCGATCGGTTCAACGAGACCCAGAACGGCGGCTTCCGGACCCGGCTCGCGAACGAGCTGGCGTCGCCGGAGGTGCAGGCCTCGCAGGACCTCCAGGCCGAGATCATCGCCGCCGGCAGCCTCGGCGGCAGTGGTGACCCGGACGTGCTCGTGGAGGACTGGATCGCGGCAGGGACCGCCCGCCTCGACGCCTACCAGAGCGTCGAGGACGCGATCCTCGGCAATGTCACCGACGAGGCCTCCGCCCAGGCCTTCGCCGCCGAGAAGGCCGTCCGGCTGTACCTCGCCGGCGCCGCCGCCGCCACCCTGGTCGCCCTGCTGCTCGCCTCGATCGTGGCCCGGGCCACCACCCGGCCCCTGCGGAAGCTGACGAAGGCGGCCAACGTGCTGTCGTCCGAGCGCATCCCCCGCCTGGTCGAGGACCTGCGTTCCCCCGAAGGCATGGCCGAGCAGGCACCCATCACGGTCGAGCCCATCGAGGTCCGGTCCCGGGACGAGATCGGCCAGCTCGCCGAGGCCTTCAACGCCATCCAGAACGTGACCGTGGAGGTGGCCGAGGAGCAGGCCGCCCTCCTGCGCAAGGGGATCGGCGACATCTTCGTGAACCTCGCCCGTCGCAACCAGTCGCTGCTCGACCGCCAGATCGAGTTCATCGACGAGCTCGAGGCCAACGAGGAGGACCCCGAGCAGCTCGAGCACCTCTTCAAGCTCGACCACCTGGCCACCCGCATGCGCCGCAACGCCGAGAGCCTGCTCGTGCTCGCCGGCGCCGAGCCGCCCCGACGGCGGGCGCGCCCGGTGGCGCTCGCCGACGTCGTGCGTGTGGCCATCGGCGAGGTCGAGGACTTCACCCGGGTGAACCTGCTCGCCCTCGACGAGGTGACCGTCGGAGGCAACGTCGCCGTCGACCTGGCGCACCTCCTCTCCGAGCTGATGGAGAACGCCACCCAGTTCTCGCCGCCGGAGACCCACGTCGAGGTGGTCGGTCAGCGCACGACCGACCGTGGGTACCTGATCACCGTCTCCGACCAGGGGATCGGCATGAGCGCCGAGCAGCTGGCCGAGGCCAACTCGATGCTGGCCCACCCACCGCTCGTGGGCCTGGCGCTGTCCCGCTCCCTCGGGTTCATCGTCATCGGGCGGTTGGCCGCCCGCTTCGGCATCGGCGTCCGTCTGGTGTCGTCACCGGCCGGCGGAATCAGCGCCATGGTGGTGCTCCCTCCCGCGCTCGTGGCCGACGAGGGCATGCCTGCGGTCGACTCGCCCGTCAACGTGGCGCCGCCCCCGCCGCCCCCGGCCCCGCCCGCCGCGGCCGCCCCGGACGAGGTCACGGCCCCCGTCCCCGCGGCACCGATGCACGGCGGCCCTCGGGCGACCGCGGACGCCTCGCCCCTCGGCGCGCTCTTCGCCGAGGCCGACGGCCACGACGGGCGTGCCCCCTTGCCGGACCTGGCGCCCACGGCGGGACCGGTCACGCCGGTCGGGGAGTCGGCCACCTTCGCGCCACCACCTCCGCCGGCCCCGGCCGCCGGCTTCGCGGAGCCGCCCGCGTCCACCTTCGCCCCGCCGCCGGTGGAGCCGACGGCGGCGGCGCCCGCGCCTCCGCCGCCCCCGCCGTCCGGTGATGTCCCCGGCGTCGACCAGGACTTCTGGGCGCCGTCGGACGACCAGCCGGTGGGCTTCCCCGAGCTGACCCAGGACGATGTCCCGACGGGCGGCGACCACTTCGGGCCGCTCTCTGGCCCCGGCCCCCTCGAGCCGCTGGAGCCCCCGGACGTGCCGCTGTTCACGCCGCCGTCGGCGTCGCCGTCGCCGTCGGCGTCCCCGAGCAGCCTCCACGAGGCCCTGCCCGAGGGTGAGGCGTTCGAGGAGGGGCTCGCGTCGCTCGTGGGCTCGGGACCCTCGACGCCGACCGGGTGGCCCGAGGCCCCCGTGGCCCAGGCGCCGCCCCCGCCACCTTCGCCGCCCCCGCCACCTTCGCCGCCCCCGCCGCCGCCGCCCCCGCCGGCCGCCGTCCCCCCGGTCGAGGCCCCGGCGCCGCTCACCCCCCGCCCGGTCGACACCCCGGCCCCGGGACCGACCACCACACCGCGGCGGGTGCCGACCCCGCCGGCGTCCGGCCAGCGCCTGACCTCTGCCGGGCTCGTCCAGCGCTCGGCGAAGCAGCCCGGTGGAGGCGCGCCGCGCCAGGCCCCCGACGGCCGGCGGGCGGTCTCGGCGTCCCAGCGTTCACCCGAAGAGGTCCAAGCGATGTTGTCCCGCTACCGCAGCGGGCTCCAGCAGGGCCGTCAGCCATCGTCCACTGATCACCCCGAGGAGCGGTCATGA
- a CDS encoding DUF4388 domain-containing protein → MPVEEPSQPSGPVAGSLAERPLADVLRGLAQARETGILHLSGSYASIVCLRDGGIYLAHAETGPSLRQVFVATGVVSEAQWDRSIEASRQGGHLIDALLQTGEATPEGLRRALHDHTVNTLFELLVPNANHYRFGPGEVHQIGTQFAFPVDDVLDAAGARLAEFRALARVIPSTEVVTRVVPRLPEGTTELTVSAIEWQVLAAVDGRATVAEIITAVGHSAFTVFSALHHLLQVGALERVDGS, encoded by the coding sequence GTGCCCGTGGAGGAACCCTCGCAGCCGAGCGGTCCCGTCGCCGGCTCGCTCGCCGAGCGCCCGCTCGCCGACGTGCTCCGTGGCCTCGCGCAGGCCCGAGAGACCGGCATCCTGCACCTCTCGGGCAGCTACGCGAGCATCGTGTGCCTCCGCGACGGCGGCATCTACCTCGCCCACGCCGAGACCGGGCCGTCCCTGCGCCAGGTCTTCGTCGCCACCGGCGTCGTGTCCGAGGCGCAGTGGGACCGCTCGATCGAGGCCAGCCGACAGGGCGGCCACCTGATCGACGCGCTGCTCCAGACGGGCGAGGCGACGCCCGAGGGTCTGCGGCGGGCCCTGCACGACCACACCGTCAACACGTTGTTCGAGCTGCTCGTCCCCAACGCCAACCACTACCGGTTCGGTCCCGGCGAGGTGCACCAGATCGGCACACAGTTCGCCTTTCCCGTCGACGACGTCCTCGACGCCGCCGGCGCGCGGCTCGCCGAGTTCCGGGCCCTCGCCCGGGTGATCCCCTCCACCGAGGTGGTGACCCGGGTGGTCCCCCGCCTTCCCGAAGGCACCACCGAGCTCACCGTGAGCGCGATCGAGTGGCAGGTGCTCGCTGCCGTCGACGGGCGCGCCACGGTCGCCGAGATCATCACCGCCGTCGGCCACAGCGCGTTCACCGTGTTCAGCGCCCTCCACCACCTGCTCCAGGTCGGCGCCCTCGAGCGGGTCGACGGCAGCTGA